GGAATCCATTGTCCTGCAAGCCTCTATAGGTTTGCACAGAACCGAACATCAGAACGGTATTCCATCGAAAGTTACTCACGTGAGGGCTCGCCTCACGCAGAACGTATCGGAGGTGAACATGTCAACGAACGATGTTGCGTTAATGGCGCACCTCATGCGCCGCGCAGGGTTTGGGACAACCCGCACCGAGCTGGAAGCCTACGTGGAAAAGGGATACGAGAATGTCGTTGACGCTCTCGTCCATCCTGAACGCGGGACCCCCATTGATGAAGACATTTTAGAACGCTACTTCGGCGGCGAAGGTGCTTATGTCGGTATTTGGATCTACCGGATGCTGAACAGTCGGTGTCCACTTCAAGAGAAGATGGCACTCTTCTGGCACCATGTCTTTGCAACGGGATTAGGCAAGAATCAGCACATCCTCGCGTCTTCGGACCAGATTGATATGCTGCGCCGCGTCGGTATGGGACAGATGCGGGACATCCTACTCGAACTCTCCAAAGATCCGGCGATGATCTTTTGGCTCGACAATAACGAAAATCGTAAGGGCGAACCCAACGAGAACTACGGGAGGGAGCTCCTCGAACTATTCTCATTAGGGGTAGGCAATTACAGTGAAGATGACATAAAGAGCTGCGCGCTCGCTTTCACAGGGTGGACATTCGGACAGCCGATTCCGTTGTATCCGCACGGTTACTACTCGCCACCCTTTTTGTTCGATGAAGCGGAGCACGACGACTGCGAGAAAACCTTCTTGGGACATACTGGAAATCTCAACGGTGAAGACATCATCGACATCATCGTCGAACAACCGGCGTGTGCCAGATTTATCTCCAGACACCTCTACAACTTCTTTGTCGCAGACGAACCACAAGTGCCGTCGTGGAACGTAACGCCCCCGCAAGATCCGGAAGCGATCGAGACACTCTCGGACGCATTCATGGCATCTGACGGGAATATATCCCACGTCCTCAGCGTCCTTTTCAATTCCGACTTCTTCAAAGAAGCCGAATTCAAGAAGGTGAAAAGCCCGACGGAACTCGTCACAGGGATCGTGAAACTGGTAGGCACCTTCCAAGGTCCGCAACCCGGAATAGGGCAGTATGCCAGTGCTACGCAATTAATGGGACAGAAACTCATGGATCCGCCCACCGTTGAAGGGTGGCATACGGGTAAAGAGTGGATCGATGGAGGGCTGCTCACCGCTCGCGTCAACTTCGCCGTTCGTGAAGTTAGCGACGCATCGAAACCCGGAATTCAGGACATCCTCACACGTCTGAAAAACAACGGGGGTTCACTCTCGCCGGAAGCATTTGTGGACGAATGCCTTGAACTCGCTGGACCGCTGACGATAGGGGACACCACCCGTGAGTATCTCACGCAATTTGCGGAAGCGAACGGTGAACTCAACCTCGGGGATGATGACGCTGCGGAGGAGAACCAAGAACGAGTCGTGAGTATGCTCCAGTTAATCGTGGCTTCCAGAGAGTATCAACTTGGTTAAAGGAGAGATTGACATGAGTACGACGAAGAAAGCCCCAGTCCTTGTCGTTGTCCAACTCAGCGGCGGCAACGACTTCATGAATACACTCATTCCGTACACAAGCGGGATTTATCACGATTCCCGTCCGGTTGTCGGTATCAAATCGGAAAATGTTTTACCGTCAGAGGTAGATGACAAGTTGGGCTGGCATCCGCAGGCTGGACCGTTGAAAGCGATGTTCGATGCTGGTGATGTCGCCGTTGTGCAGGGAATCGGCTATCCAGATTCCAACCGCTCACATTTCCGGGCGATGGATATCTGGCATACCTGTGAACCGCTGAAAATTGGTGATGAAGGTTGGGTCGGTAGACTCGTCCGCGAACTCGATCCACAGAGCCATAATGTCTTAACGGGTGTCAGTTTCGGACAAGGACTTCCGCGCGCCTGTGCACTCTCCGGCATCCCTGTCACCTCTGTTGGTGATTTGGATAACTACGGATTGATGACCAGCATTGGCGATGAAAGTCAACGGACGAAAGCACTTGAGATATTCAAAGGGATGTACAGCAGCACGGTCGGCACCGGTATTGTGATGGACTACCTCAGCCAAACCGGATTAGATGTGATTAAAGGTGCCGATGAGCTCAAAAAGGCACCGGCGATGTATACATCCGAAGTGGAATATCCACAAAACTCGATTGCAAAGAGCCTGCGGGATGTCGCACGGGTTCACCTCGCCAATCTCGGCACACGCGTTTTTTACACGCAGCACGGAGGTTATGACAACCACGCCAACGAGGTCCCGACGCATCCTCGACTGCTGACAGAACTCACGGAAGCCATCCAAGCGTTCTTCACGGATCTACGGTCACAGAACGCCTCCGAAGAGATCGTCATGTATGTTTTCACGGAATTCGGCAGACGTATCCGAGACAACGCCAGTGGCACTGACCACGGCACGGGTGGCGGTGCGTTCATCATCGGGGATCGGGTGAAGGGTGGACTCTACTCAGAATATCCATCTCTGGCTCCGGCTCGTTGGGTACACGGCGAAGACCTTGAACATACCATAGACTTCCGAGGCATATACGGAACGCTCTTAGAGCAGTGGATGGGTGTAGACCCGACGCACATCGTCGGTGGCAATTTTGAACAGATTCATCCCTTTTCAGTGTAGCTTGCAAACTGAAACTTGCTATTCTAATGACTCAGGGATAATTTTTTTAACGATTAAATCTGAACTTCAAAAACGTTGTTTTTGAAGATGTCCGTAGAAGGAAACCAATAGGGTGCTGTTAGCACCATTAATAGTGAATTTAGACGAAAACCGCAAGAACAACGGACACAGCGTCCAGAAGCAATCGTTAGAAAGACAGGAGGTAATTATGGGCAGACCTTACGGCTTGCTGCGTGCCGGGTATCCATTTCACAAGACCCTGAGCATGCGGCGAACGACCAATTTTCCGGTCGATATTGCCACCGGGAAAGAGGGACGTTTGTATATCATGTGTCGTAGTGACGGCACTGCGATGATTCGGAAATATACCGTTGAGGACGAAGACCTCGGCACGATGGGCGGTTACGGACAGGGTGATGGTCAATTCACGTGGCCCGTGACGATTACCCCCGACAGCGAAGAAAACCTCTATGTGTCTGATGAATACCTGCATCGGATTGTCGCCTTTAACAGTGAAGGTGAACATATCGGCACATGGGGTGAACACGGCACGGAGTCGGGGCAACTCAATGGTCCCGCGGGTATGGACTTTGACCCAGAGGGGAATCTCTATGTCGCTGACAGTTTGAGCCACCGGGTGCAAAAGTTCACGAGAGACGGTAAGTTCCTCTTAGGGTGGGGGAGTTATGGCGACGGTGAAGGTGAATTCAATATGCCGTGGGGTGTCGCTGTAGACGAACTCGGGGATGTCTACGTTTCGGATTGGCGAAACGATAGGGTTCAAAAGTTCAACGCCGAGGGGGAGTTTCTCTTTGAATTCGGTAAATCCGGCAGCGGTAACGGTGAACTCAACCGTCCCGCCGGGATTGACGTTGACTTATACGGTGATATCTATGTCGCTGACCGAGGGAATGACCGTATCCAACTCTTCAACGCTGAAGGGCGGTATGTGCAGAAATTCCTCGGTGATGCTACCTTGTCAAAAGTGTCACAGGCTTACATGATGACGAACGCCAGTCCAAATCGGATGCGAGATATGGCGGACCTGGAACCGCAGAAATACCTGCGCCAACCGAAATCAGTCGCCGTCAGCGATGATGGGCTGATGTTTGTGCCGGACTTTGGATCCTATCGGGTTCAGGTTTATCGGAATATGGCAGTGCCGTTGTCAGAGCAGGAATTCAGCCCACCGCGTCGGTCGGTTACATTGCATCAAGAATAACATTTGGACAAATACTGAAACACAGAGAAGCCAAGCATGTGGAGGTCCATGTGCTTGGCTTTTTTTGCGTCCTGGCGAGAAAGTAATCTTAGGTAAACCCAAGAACCCAATTGAACGTTGAATTGTAACGTTATAGTGGATTCTGTAATTATTTGGACATCTTCCGAGCTCCGAAACCCTTATGGCACAGGCTAACAGCCTATGCTACATGTGTAAACTTATTTTTCGGATCCACTATAATGCCCGAATCGGAGGTCACAACGACTGAATGAAGCCACAATTCATCATAGTTCTATTTGCGTTCATCACCATACCACTCTCTGTTATAGCCGAAACAGGCGATATTCAAGGCACTGTTTATCAGCGAAGCACAGGGAAATCCCTCGTAGACGCTGATGTTCATATTCTCGAAACCGACCAACACCAAAAAACCGATGAAAACGGAGTCTTCCGATTCACAGAACTGCCCGCAGGCGCCTATACCTTTGTTGTAACGCACTCCGTAGAAGCCGCGCCCACACAAGTGTCGGTGGACATCAGGAGCGGCGATACCACTGAAGTCAAAATACACCTCGGAGCAGTCTTTAAACTTGAAGCAGTCGTGGTAGAGGGGAAACGCCTTCCACCGACGGTGAGTCGCACAGATTGCCATTTATAGGCTGCTCTGGTATAATACAGCAGGAAACGCTACCCTGTATACGCACATTTATCACAAGGAGAAGCACCGATGAAAACTTGGATTATTTTGGGTATCTGCGCGCTGATGCTCGCGGGTTGTACAAGTGTCGAGTACCAAAAGATGCAAGCAGAACGCGATCAGCTGCTCAAGAATTACGAAGACCTTCGCGAGGAACACAATGAACTGAAACTCAAAACCAATGTAACTGATACACTCCTCGGGAAGTGGAAGTTCCTGAACCTTGAGATCGAGGAAAGCAGTGTCAGCGAAGAAATTGCAGAAACCAAAGCCGCCCTTTATGCGCTTAACCTGAAGAACCTGACCCTTGAATTCTCCGAGGCGAAAGGTATGTATAATTACCGTGGTAAAAATGGTAACACGGAGGTATCGGGTCAATTCACTGTCAT
The DNA window shown above is from Candidatus Poribacteria bacterium and carries:
- a CDS encoding DUF1800 domain-containing protein yields the protein MSTNDVALMAHLMRRAGFGTTRTELEAYVEKGYENVVDALVHPERGTPIDEDILERYFGGEGAYVGIWIYRMLNSRCPLQEKMALFWHHVFATGLGKNQHILASSDQIDMLRRVGMGQMRDILLELSKDPAMIFWLDNNENRKGEPNENYGRELLELFSLGVGNYSEDDIKSCALAFTGWTFGQPIPLYPHGYYSPPFLFDEAEHDDCEKTFLGHTGNLNGEDIIDIIVEQPACARFISRHLYNFFVADEPQVPSWNVTPPQDPEAIETLSDAFMASDGNISHVLSVLFNSDFFKEAEFKKVKSPTELVTGIVKLVGTFQGPQPGIGQYASATQLMGQKLMDPPTVEGWHTGKEWIDGGLLTARVNFAVREVSDASKPGIQDILTRLKNNGGSLSPEAFVDECLELAGPLTIGDTTREYLTQFAEANGELNLGDDDAAEENQERVVSMLQLIVASREYQLG
- a CDS encoding carboxypeptidase-like regulatory domain-containing protein, encoding MKPQFIIVLFAFITIPLSVIAETGDIQGTVYQRSTGKSLVDADVHILETDQHQKTDENGVFRFTELPAGAYTFVVTHSVEAAPTQVSVDIRSGDTTEVKIHLGAVFKLEAVVVEGKRLPPTVSRTDCHL
- a CDS encoding DUF1501 domain-containing protein produces the protein MSTTKKAPVLVVVQLSGGNDFMNTLIPYTSGIYHDSRPVVGIKSENVLPSEVDDKLGWHPQAGPLKAMFDAGDVAVVQGIGYPDSNRSHFRAMDIWHTCEPLKIGDEGWVGRLVRELDPQSHNVLTGVSFGQGLPRACALSGIPVTSVGDLDNYGLMTSIGDESQRTKALEIFKGMYSSTVGTGIVMDYLSQTGLDVIKGADELKKAPAMYTSEVEYPQNSIAKSLRDVARVHLANLGTRVFYTQHGGYDNHANEVPTHPRLLTELTEAIQAFFTDLRSQNASEEIVMYVFTEFGRRIRDNASGTDHGTGGGAFIIGDRVKGGLYSEYPSLAPARWVHGEDLEHTIDFRGIYGTLLEQWMGVDPTHIVGGNFEQIHPFSV